The following nucleotide sequence is from Gordonia jinghuaiqii.
AAGTACGGCGTCCAGCCCACGTCGGTCACCGGGGCGACCAGGATCTCGCCGGGCCGGACCGCACGCGCGTCGACGATCGACTTGGCCACGCGGACAATACCTTCGACGCTTCCACGCCCCGCCGGACGTCCGACGATCCGGCCGTCGGTCGCGCCGCGCTGCGGTGTGATCACCATGGGCGCAGGGCGCCCCACCGACACGTCGTCGAACTCGAGAGAATCCTGGTAGGACAACGCTTCCCGACGCTGCCGAGCACGATCCACGAGATCGGAGATGTTGCCGGCACCGACGACGCGGTGCAGTTCGGCACGGTCGAAGAAGAAAACCAGATCGGCGTCCGGTAACCGTCGCGCACCGGCCAGCACCTCACCCAGATGGCGGTAGCCCCGCTTCAGCGCGTGAGCCATCAGGGCCATCGTCGATTTCGTCTCCTCACGACCACGCGCGCCGCCCTGTGCCAGTCGGGCGAGCAGTCTGACGGTTGCCGATGGTGAGGGCTCGGCGGATACGCGCACGGGCCCGGTGCCGGCCCCGTCGAGGACCGAGCGCACCATCACCTGCATCATCGCCCCCAGGCCGGCGGGGTCGTCGGCCCAGGACGGGTCACGCATGCACAGTTCGCGATAGCCGCGGTGCCCGTGACCATTCAAGAACTGCAGCAACGCCTTTCCGGCGTCGGATGAGGTCGCCCGCAATGCGGTGACCGCTTCGTCTGCCGCGGCAGAGAGGAAGTTTTCGGTTGTCGCGGCGTCGGCGGCGATGAGGTGCACCACCGAGTCGAGTTCGGCCAGCATCAGCGCGCTCTCGACGCCGGCGGCGCCGGCCATGAGCCGCGCCGCCTCCGCCCGTCCGTCGTCCTCGGTGCGTCCGGCCTTGAGCGCCTGCCGGATGAGGACGCTTTCGAGAACGTTGGCAGCTACCGCCGCCCGCGACGAGGACCGCACATGGGTGAGCGTGACCTCGCAGTACTGTTCGACGCCGGACTCCAACTGCCCCAGCACTACCCGCGGATCACTGCTCGTCGGAACCTGGAATGCGGCGATCTCGCCGGGCAATCGTGCGATGGCCGGGCCCACCGACAGCGCATGCGTGGTCAGCCGCACCGTGTTGCCGAGTTTGCGCCGGAACGGCTGCGGCGGCTTCGGTGTCAACTCGTCGATGACCCGACCGCAGATCGACATGGAGAACTGCTCCAGGGAGTTCCCGATGATTCCGGAACTCAACCCCGTGCCCTCGGTCAGGTTCAGGAACATGTGCCCGTAGAAGTAGCCGACCTGTAGCCAGGGTTTCTCGTAGCGCTCCTGCGCCCGCGCGACCACCTGCACCATCTGCATCGCGTAGTCGATCGCGTATCCCGACACCGAGGCGGTCAGCGGACAGAACGCACCTGGCATCATCTCGCCGATGTTGCAGCGCGTGTAGACATGGTCGGCGCCGGCAAGCGGAGAGTCCATCTCATTGAGATCGCCGGGCAGGGTGGTGATGGGGCGTGCCTGCAACCACCAGAGTTTCCCGGACTCGTCGATCGCCCACTCGAGGTCCACGGGCCGGTCCCAGTCCTGCGCCGCACGACGCGCGCCTGCCCGGATCTCGGCGACCTCCGCCGGCGACAGGACCGGCGCGGCAACGGTTTCGTGCACCACGGCGGTGCCCTCGTCATCGAGGACGATGTGATCGGGAGCAGCCGTCCCGTCGACGAGCGCCTCGCCCGGTCCGGCGACGGCGTCGATGACCATCAGGTCTCGACGGCCCGTCGTCGGGTCCGCGGTGAACACCACACCGGCCGCACGCGCATCGACCATCCGCTGGACCACCACATTCATGACGGTGG
It contains:
- a CDS encoding PEP/pyruvate-binding domain-containing protein — encoded protein: MKSTTVEFDDITDDRYGGKAAGLARLRRLGLPVPGGFVIADASAAGVLDCATTRFDEMAAAGATPVAVRSSAAGEDGAEQSFAGQYDTVLGVGTAEHFISAVRACADSVHSRRAASYSGNATTVMNVVVQRMVDARAAGVVFTADPTTGRRDLMVIDAVAGPGEALVDGTAAPDHIVLDDEGTAVVHETVAAPVLSPAEVAEIRAGARRAAQDWDRPVDLEWAIDESGKLWWLQARPITTLPGDLNEMDSPLAGADHVYTRCNIGEMMPGAFCPLTASVSGYAIDYAMQMVQVVARAQERYEKPWLQVGYFYGHMFLNLTEGTGLSSGIIGNSLEQFSMSICGRVIDELTPKPPQPFRRKLGNTVRLTTHALSVGPAIARLPGEIAAFQVPTSSDPRVVLGQLESGVEQYCEVTLTHVRSSSRAAVAANVLESVLIRQALKAGRTEDDGRAEAARLMAGAAGVESALMLAELDSVVHLIAADAATTENFLSAAADEAVTALRATSSDAGKALLQFLNGHGHRGYRELCMRDPSWADDPAGLGAMMQVMVRSVLDGAGTGPVRVSAEPSPSATVRLLARLAQGGARGREETKSTMALMAHALKRGYRHLGEVLAGARRLPDADLVFFFDRAELHRVVGAGNISDLVDRARQRREALSYQDSLEFDDVSVGRPAPMVITPQRGATDGRIVGRPAGRGSVEGIVRVAKSIVDARAVRPGEILVAPVTDVGWTPYFTVIGALVTDIGSSVSHGAVVAREYGLPCVVNTLVGTRVLSTGDRVRVDGDRGIVIRLETA